The Nitriliruptor alkaliphilus DSM 45188 genome includes a region encoding these proteins:
- a CDS encoding DUF4388 domain-containing protein — translation MRGDLSDMPAADVCRALAIARATGVLEIEGPDGRGAVVCRDGHVVGATSPTPHARLGDRLVNAGLLDEDGLDEVLRSQARADSHQRLGALLVDRGLVHHDAIRLVVQEQVIDAVFDVLRWRYGGYRFDPGELAEVPEVPLRIPVDQLLVEVARRQQEWDELERVIPDLDAVPAFRSGVGTAAASLEPDEFTMLASIDGARSVRDLADDLGYGQFEAARIIYGLTLLGVVEILLPEDEVGRALEDALHELASAPLGELAPAPELEPEPAREPGPAPEPAPEPAPAPEPAPAPEPEPEPEPEPAPEPEPAPEPEPAPEPAPAPEPEPEPEAAAPDWSPPQPATAPPVEPPPRADQDAADRPPALIDVARLLAELETDAGGPVPREPEPEPQPEPPVEDAPPPPRPDGGDVSELLRELSRLALEDGGQTPPPPPPQPERPPTAEPPRRAEPPRRTEPPREDPRKRKRRFGRS, via the coding sequence ATGCGAGGTGACCTCTCCGACATGCCGGCAGCCGACGTCTGCCGTGCGCTCGCCATCGCTCGAGCGACCGGGGTCCTCGAGATCGAGGGACCCGACGGCCGCGGCGCGGTGGTCTGCCGGGACGGCCACGTGGTCGGCGCGACCTCCCCAACCCCGCACGCCCGGCTCGGGGACCGGCTGGTCAACGCCGGGCTGCTCGACGAGGACGGCCTCGACGAGGTCCTGCGTTCGCAGGCCCGAGCGGACAGCCACCAGCGCCTCGGTGCCCTGCTGGTGGATCGTGGCCTCGTCCACCACGACGCGATCCGCCTGGTCGTCCAGGAGCAGGTGATCGACGCCGTCTTCGATGTGCTGCGCTGGCGCTACGGCGGCTACCGGTTCGACCCGGGCGAGCTCGCCGAGGTCCCCGAGGTGCCCCTGCGCATCCCCGTCGACCAGCTCCTGGTCGAGGTCGCGCGCCGCCAGCAGGAGTGGGACGAGCTCGAGCGGGTCATCCCCGACCTCGACGCCGTCCCTGCGTTCCGATCCGGGGTCGGCACCGCTGCGGCGTCCTTGGAGCCGGACGAGTTCACGATGCTCGCCTCGATCGACGGTGCCCGCAGCGTCCGCGATCTGGCCGACGATCTCGGGTACGGCCAGTTCGAGGCGGCCCGCATCATCTACGGCCTCACCCTGCTCGGTGTCGTCGAGATCCTGCTGCCCGAGGACGAGGTCGGGCGGGCGCTCGAGGATGCCCTCCACGAGCTCGCCTCCGCCCCGCTGGGCGAGCTGGCCCCCGCGCCTGAGCTCGAACCCGAACCGGCACGCGAACCCGGACCTGCACCAGAACCGGCACCCGAACCCGCACCGGCACCCGAACCCGCACCGGCACCCGAGCCCGAGCCCGAGCCCGAGCCCGAGCCGGCACCCGAGCCCGAGCCGGCACCCGAGCCCGAGCCGGCACCCGAGCCGGCACCGGCACCCGAGCCCGAACCCGAGCCCGAGGCCGCTGCGCCGGACTGGTCGCCACCGCAGCCTGCCACCGCGCCACCGGTCGAGCCGCCACCCAGGGCCGATCAGGACGCCGCCGATCGCCCGCCGGCGCTGATCGACGTCGCCCGGCTCCTGGCCGAGCTCGAGACCGACGCCGGGGGCCCCGTGCCGCGCGAACCGGAACCCGAACCGCAGCCCGAGCCGCCGGTCGAGGACGCCCCCCCACCGCCACGGCCGGACGGCGGCGACGTCTCCGAGCTCCTCCGCGAACTGTCCCGCCTCGCCCTCGAGGACGGGGGGCAGACGCCCCCACCACCCCCACCCCAACCGGAGCGCCCACCCACGGCCGAACCGCCGCGCCGCGCCGAGCCCCCGCGCCGCACCGAGCCGCCGCGCGAGGATCCCCGCAAGCGCAAGCGCCGCTTCGGTCGGAGCTGA
- a CDS encoding asparaginase — MTRAVPLAEVTRQDGIASGSGRGEVASGSGRGEIASGSGRGEVASGSGREIVESRHVGHLVVTGPAGVVVAAYGDRDRPTFVRSTAKPFQATACLELLGREATDLTGEEVALSWSSHRAEPIHVAAARRLLARSGTAPDELTCPPATGEEDPAGAPERILHNCSGKHGLFALAGRRIGTPRADLLDVAGPLQRATLAALTDALGAPVAVGVDGCGAPAVAVPLVELARGFSALATEDRWRSVRDAGLAHPQLVGGRGRLESALLTVGVVAKVGAEGVFAAGWRSADGAAHGLAVKAEDGAERAATVAAFAALVDAGVVAADVWSPPPVLGGGRPVGRVRPVLRGAAGAEVGRGLAASVE, encoded by the coding sequence GTGACACGAGCGGTCCCGCTGGCGGAGGTCACCCGCCAGGACGGCATCGCCTCGGGCTCGGGGCGTGGGGAGGTCGCCTCGGGCTCGGGGCGTGGGGAGATCGCCTCGGGCTCGGGGCGTGGGGAGGTCGCCTCGGGCTCGGGGCGCGAGATCGTCGAGTCGCGGCACGTGGGGCACCTGGTGGTCACCGGGCCGGCCGGGGTCGTCGTGGCCGCGTACGGCGACCGTGACCGGCCCACGTTCGTGCGGTCCACGGCCAAGCCGTTCCAGGCGACCGCGTGCCTCGAGCTGCTCGGGCGGGAGGCGACGGATCTCACCGGGGAGGAGGTGGCGCTCAGCTGGTCCTCCCACCGGGCCGAGCCGATCCACGTCGCGGCGGCGCGGCGTCTGCTCGCGCGGTCGGGCACGGCGCCCGACGAGCTGACCTGCCCCCCCGCGACCGGCGAGGAGGACCCGGCCGGCGCGCCCGAACGCATCCTGCACAACTGCTCGGGCAAGCACGGCCTCTTCGCGTTGGCCGGTCGGAGGATCGGGACGCCACGGGCTGACCTGCTCGACGTCGCGGGTCCGCTCCAGCGGGCGACCCTGGCCGCGCTCACGGACGCGCTCGGGGCGCCGGTCGCGGTCGGCGTCGACGGCTGCGGCGCTCCAGCGGTCGCGGTCCCGCTGGTGGAGCTGGCGCGCGGGTTCTCGGCCCTGGCGACCGAGGACCGGTGGCGCTCGGTCCGGGATGCGGGGCTCGCACACCCGCAGCTGGTCGGCGGACGGGGGCGGCTCGAGAGCGCGTTGCTGACGGTCGGGGTCGTGGCCAAGGTCGGCGCCGAAGGGGTCTTCGCGGCGGGGTGGCGGTCGGCGGACGGAGCCGCTCACGGGCTGGCGGTCAAGGCCGAGGACGGCGCCGAACGGGCCGCGACCGTGGCGGCGTTCGCGGCGCTGGTGGACGCCGGTGTGGTGGCTGCGGACGTGTGGTCGCCACCGCCGGTGCTCGGCGGGGGACGTCCCGTCGGACGGGTGCGTCCGGTGCTCCGTGGCGCCGCTGGAGCTGAGGTCGGCAGGGGCCTGGCTGCTAGCGTTGAGTGA
- a CDS encoding response regulator, which yields MTGKAASRVLVVDDDPLILEVLRTILDLEDLDVACASDGDTALQLLADGPVPDVIVCDVMMPGIDGLEVCRRVKQDPRTASVPVILLTARDRAEDRAAGDAAGCDAYVTKPFSPLALIDRILELATLVRPSSGG from the coding sequence GTGACCGGCAAGGCGGCGAGTCGCGTCCTGGTGGTCGACGATGACCCGCTCATCCTCGAGGTGCTGCGGACCATCCTGGACCTTGAGGACCTCGACGTCGCCTGTGCCAGCGACGGCGACACCGCCCTGCAGCTGCTGGCCGACGGCCCCGTCCCGGACGTCATCGTCTGCGACGTGATGATGCCGGGCATCGACGGACTCGAGGTCTGCCGTCGGGTCAAGCAGGACCCGCGGACCGCGTCGGTCCCCGTGATCCTGCTCACCGCCCGCGACCGGGCGGAGGACCGCGCCGCCGGCGACGCCGCCGGGTGCGACGCCTACGTCACCAAGCCGTTCAGCCCGCTCGCGCTGATCGACCGGATCCTCGAGCTCGCCACCCTCGTACGCCCGTCCTCGGGAGGCTGA
- the glgP gene encoding alpha-glucan family phosphorylase codes for MHDPALLLSDLRRLAFDLRWSWDEATESLFEELDPLGWQRTGRDPAALLDGLDEGRLAAAVVHPTFADRAAAAVADREAYLADSDTWYARSGAAPDRTIAYLSAEFALADCLRIYSGGLGALAGDHLRSASDLGVPLVAVGLAYRDGYFRQHLDASGWQQASPATNDFTRMPVRPIEVDGARLRVPVELGDGTVQVEAWEVRVGRVRLLLLDTDVPGNTHHHRAITGQLYGGDSDTRLRQELVLGVGSVRLLAALGIAPDTYHLNEGHAAFAAIERLRVHLDAGADLEAAVEQVRGELVFTTHTPVAAGHDTFDHGAAAWHLTPLAERAGIGFEQLWPLAVDQDGRWSQTVLAVRTSRSTNGVARLHGEVSRRMLAPVWGDDRDTASVPIGHVTNGVHPGRWVGRELQALYDWYLGAHWRTTVDPTVWRRIYEVDPAELWRVHTAARHRLIAAARERLAAQARRVGGGPDGSGLDPDVLTLGFARRFATYKRATLLAHDVDALAAILGDEDRPVQLLLAGKAHPRDEAGKHLIQRLVQLSRDPRFRGRIAFLEGYDLDLARLLVAGVDVWLNTPLRPFEASGTSGMKAAANGVLNASILDGWWDEAVTDHAPSARVGFGWVIGDQDESDDLERRATSDATALYRVLTEDVIATFHDRDEDGVPQRWAAMMQDAIALLAPSYSTHRMVVDYVTGVYGPGPVVADQGSTSR; via the coding sequence GTGCACGATCCCGCCCTCCTGCTCTCCGACCTCCGCCGCCTGGCCTTCGACCTTCGCTGGTCCTGGGACGAGGCGACCGAGTCGCTGTTCGAGGAGCTCGACCCGCTCGGCTGGCAGCGCACGGGTCGTGATCCCGCCGCGCTCCTCGACGGCCTCGACGAGGGACGGTTGGCCGCCGCGGTCGTGCACCCCACGTTCGCGGACCGGGCGGCGGCCGCGGTCGCCGATCGCGAGGCCTACCTCGCGGACTCCGACACCTGGTACGCGCGCAGCGGCGCCGCCCCGGACCGCACCATCGCCTACCTGTCCGCCGAGTTCGCGCTGGCCGACTGCCTGCGTATCTACTCGGGCGGACTCGGGGCGCTCGCGGGTGACCACCTGCGGTCGGCTTCCGACCTCGGGGTCCCCCTGGTGGCGGTCGGTCTGGCGTACCGGGACGGGTACTTCCGCCAGCACCTCGACGCGTCCGGTTGGCAGCAGGCCTCGCCGGCGACCAACGACTTCACGCGGATGCCCGTCCGGCCGATCGAGGTCGACGGTGCGCGGCTGCGGGTCCCGGTCGAGCTCGGTGACGGCACCGTGCAGGTCGAGGCGTGGGAGGTCAGGGTCGGTCGGGTCCGGTTGCTGCTGCTGGACACCGATGTCCCGGGCAACACCCACCACCACCGTGCGATCACGGGCCAGCTGTACGGCGGTGACAGCGACACGCGCCTGCGGCAGGAGCTGGTGCTCGGGGTCGGCAGCGTGCGGCTGCTCGCGGCCCTCGGCATCGCACCCGACACCTACCACCTGAACGAGGGACACGCCGCGTTCGCGGCCATCGAGCGCTTGCGGGTGCACCTCGACGCCGGGGCCGACCTCGAGGCTGCGGTGGAGCAGGTCCGGGGCGAGCTGGTGTTCACGACCCACACGCCGGTCGCGGCCGGTCACGACACCTTCGACCACGGCGCCGCCGCCTGGCACCTGACGCCGCTCGCCGAGCGTGCCGGCATCGGTTTCGAACAGCTGTGGCCGCTCGCCGTCGACCAGGACGGCCGGTGGTCGCAGACGGTCCTCGCGGTACGGACCTCCCGCAGCACCAACGGCGTGGCTCGGCTGCACGGCGAGGTCTCCCGTCGCATGCTGGCCCCGGTCTGGGGCGACGACCGGGACACCGCCTCCGTGCCGATCGGCCACGTCACCAACGGGGTGCACCCCGGGCGGTGGGTCGGACGCGAGCTGCAGGCGCTGTACGACTGGTACCTCGGTGCGCACTGGCGCACGACCGTCGACCCGACCGTCTGGCGTCGGATCTACGAGGTGGACCCCGCCGAGCTGTGGCGCGTCCACACCGCGGCGCGCCACCGGCTGATCGCCGCCGCCCGCGAACGGCTGGCGGCGCAGGCGCGGCGGGTCGGAGGCGGCCCGGACGGCTCTGGCCTCGACCCGGACGTCCTCACCCTCGGGTTCGCGCGCCGCTTCGCGACCTACAAGCGCGCGACCCTGCTCGCGCACGACGTCGACGCGCTCGCCGCCATCCTCGGCGACGAGGACCGGCCGGTGCAGCTGCTCCTGGCCGGGAAGGCCCACCCCCGTGACGAGGCTGGCAAGCACCTGATCCAGCGCCTGGTTCAGCTGTCCCGCGACCCGCGCTTCCGGGGCCGCATCGCCTTCCTCGAGGGCTACGACCTCGATCTGGCCCGACTCCTGGTCGCCGGCGTCGACGTGTGGCTGAACACGCCGCTGCGCCCGTTCGAGGCCTCCGGCACGTCCGGCATGAAGGCCGCCGCGAACGGGGTGCTGAACGCCTCGATCCTCGACGGTTGGTGGGACGAGGCCGTGACCGATCACGCGCCGTCCGCACGGGTCGGCTTCGGGTGGGTCATCGGCGATCAGGACGAGTCCGACGACCTCGAGCGCCGGGCGACCTCGGACGCGACCGCCCTGTACCGGGTCCTGACCGAGGACGTGATCGCCACCTTCCACGACCGGGACGAGGACGGGGTGCCGCAGCGGTGGGCCGCGATGATGCAGGACGCGATCGCGCTGCTGGCCCCGAGCTACTCCACCCACCGGATGGTCGTGGACTACGTCACGGGCGTGTACGGGCCGGGTCCGGTCGTCGCCGATCAGGGGTCGACGAGCCGCTGA
- a CDS encoding GNAT family N-acetyltransferase yields the protein MIELRTHEDLPTGAARTEWELLLDEDPAATVFQGPRFLSTWHRVLGQRTTPRIHTVHGPDGRLLGVVPESHVREGSPTGPVEVRRFLGGAEVTDYLGPVARPEDRADVAEAYVAHLARDRDWDDAVLGGLAIDSGWGDALARAASQHGLTVFERDIEDVCPRVDLTGGYDGYLGRLKGKLRHELTRKARKLARDAGELEVVAVPPGEVAGELEAFLDLARESEPEKAGFFTKAELQGWFRALADEFAADGTFRLHRLQVGGMPGAMTVSLVHDGQWGVYNSAFDPALAALGPGMVLKGQLIELAANEGCRVYDLLRGDEAYKYQFGAVDRAVERLTLVRS from the coding sequence GTGATCGAGCTGCGCACGCACGAGGACCTGCCCACCGGTGCTGCCCGCACCGAGTGGGAGCTCCTCCTCGACGAGGACCCCGCCGCGACGGTCTTCCAGGGGCCTCGGTTCCTGTCCACCTGGCACCGGGTCCTCGGACAGCGGACCACGCCGCGGATCCACACCGTCCACGGCCCCGACGGCCGGTTGCTCGGGGTCGTCCCCGAGAGCCACGTCCGCGAGGGGTCACCGACGGGCCCGGTCGAGGTGCGACGTTTCCTCGGAGGCGCGGAGGTGACCGACTACCTCGGGCCCGTCGCACGGCCGGAGGACCGTGCGGACGTCGCCGAGGCCTACGTGGCGCACCTGGCACGGGACCGGGACTGGGACGACGCGGTGCTCGGAGGTCTGGCGATCGACAGCGGTTGGGGTGACGCGCTGGCGCGCGCGGCGAGCCAGCACGGGCTGACCGTCTTCGAGCGCGACATCGAGGACGTCTGTCCCCGCGTCGATCTGACCGGCGGTTACGACGGCTACCTCGGTCGGCTGAAGGGCAAGCTGCGCCACGAGCTGACCCGCAAGGCGCGCAAGCTCGCGCGCGATGCGGGGGAGCTCGAGGTGGTCGCCGTCCCACCCGGCGAGGTCGCCGGTGAGCTGGAGGCGTTCCTGGACCTGGCGCGGGAGTCCGAGCCGGAGAAGGCCGGGTTCTTCACCAAGGCCGAGCTGCAGGGCTGGTTCCGGGCCCTCGCGGACGAGTTCGCCGCGGACGGGACCTTCCGCCTCCACCGGCTGCAGGTGGGAGGCATGCCGGGTGCGATGACCGTCTCGCTCGTCCACGACGGGCAGTGGGGCGTCTACAACTCGGCGTTCGACCCGGCGCTCGCCGCCCTCGGTCCGGGCATGGTGCTCAAGGGCCAGCTCATCGAGTTGGCCGCCAACGAGGGCTGCCGGGTCTACGACCTGCTCCGAGGTGACGAGGCCTACAAGTACCAGTTCGGCGCCGTGGACCGCGCTGTCGAGCGTCTCACCCTGGTCCGGTCCTGA
- a CDS encoding glycosyltransferase, protein MTLPVAARALDRLPRETIDDPADHAPVRRVAVLSVHTSPLHQPGEGDGGGLNVSVAETARLLADRGVAVDVFTRATDEAQPATVLLHRAADGTEARVHHLIAGPVASVDKTDVTGLLCGVLLAMERHPEVRARLDRGEAPYDLVHAHYWLSGWVGRRISARWQIPFVQTFHTLGVLKNAHLAPGDAPEPPLRLVAEAAVARAADMVTVMTCGEASLLHRSYGLSGARLQVVPAGVDLSRFAPRTTPRPADRPPTLLFVGRLQPLKGPDVAVRTLAEVRRQVPDARLRIVGGASGTGEGTSGPTQLRALAAELGVADAVTVEPATDQGTLARIYHEADVLLAPSRSETFGLVALEAQASGLPVVAADVPGLRTVVGDGGVLVAGHDPVDHAAAATSLLRDRRLATTVGAAGVDTARRATWDRAVTRLLAVYAKVVASPADGSNEPIRADVAV, encoded by the coding sequence GTGACCCTGCCCGTCGCCGCCCGAGCGCTCGACCGTCTCCCGCGCGAGACGATCGACGATCCTGCCGACCATGCGCCGGTGCGGCGGGTCGCGGTGCTGTCGGTGCACACCTCGCCGCTCCACCAGCCGGGGGAGGGCGACGGCGGCGGCCTCAACGTCTCGGTCGCCGAGACGGCACGGCTGCTGGCCGACCGCGGGGTCGCGGTCGACGTGTTCACGCGTGCGACGGACGAGGCGCAGCCGGCCACCGTCCTGCTCCACCGCGCAGCGGACGGGACCGAGGCGCGCGTCCACCACCTGATCGCCGGTCCAGTGGCGTCGGTGGACAAGACGGACGTCACCGGGCTGCTGTGCGGGGTCCTGCTCGCCATGGAACGGCACCCGGAGGTGCGGGCACGACTCGACCGCGGCGAGGCGCCCTACGACCTCGTGCACGCGCACTACTGGCTGTCGGGCTGGGTCGGCCGGCGCATCTCGGCGCGGTGGCAGATCCCGTTCGTGCAGACCTTCCACACCCTCGGGGTCCTCAAGAACGCCCACCTCGCCCCCGGGGACGCGCCCGAGCCTCCCCTGCGTCTGGTCGCCGAGGCAGCGGTCGCTCGCGCCGCGGACATGGTCACCGTGATGACCTGCGGCGAGGCCTCGCTGCTGCACCGTTCCTACGGCCTGTCGGGCGCGCGGCTGCAGGTGGTCCCGGCCGGTGTGGACCTGTCGCGGTTCGCGCCGCGGACCACGCCGCGGCCGGCGGACCGTCCTCCCACCCTGCTGTTCGTCGGCCGGCTCCAGCCGCTGAAGGGGCCGGACGTCGCGGTCCGCACCCTGGCTGAGGTGCGGCGACAGGTCCCGGACGCCCGGCTGCGCATCGTGGGCGGTGCCTCCGGGACGGGCGAGGGGACCTCCGGCCCGACGCAGCTGCGAGCCCTGGCCGCCGAGCTCGGCGTCGCCGACGCAGTCACGGTCGAACCGGCCACCGACCAGGGCACGCTCGCACGGATCTACCACGAGGCGGACGTGCTGCTCGCTCCGTCCCGCAGCGAGACGTTCGGGCTCGTCGCGCTCGAGGCCCAGGCGTCCGGGCTGCCCGTGGTCGCAGCCGACGTTCCTGGCCTGCGGACGGTGGTCGGTGACGGCGGCGTCCTGGTGGCGGGTCACGATCCGGTCGACCACGCGGCCGCGGCCACCTCGTTGCTGCGCGATCGGCGGCTGGCAACCACGGTCGGTGCCGCTGGTGTCGACACGGCGCGACGAGCCACCTGGGACCGTGCGGTGACACGGCTCCTGGCGGTGTACGCCAAGGTCGTGGCCTCTCCGGCCGACGGGTCGAACGAACCCATCCGCGCCGACGTCGCCGTCTGA
- a CDS encoding helix-turn-helix domain-containing protein: MGDDAPADVPVDDPDADEAASPLHDLGSYIRHQRESARLSLRNLAKIAGVSNPYLSQIERGLRKPSAEILQAIAKALEISSETLYVKAGILEEREPVEDLEAVIARDPHLTGEQRQALIEMYRSFRQLTELRAAPAGRNASRLRGLLDAVATGAVDDASIAAATPREEPDDV, from the coding sequence GTGGGTGACGACGCCCCCGCGGACGTTCCCGTCGACGACCCCGATGCCGATGAGGCCGCGTCGCCGCTGCACGACCTCGGCAGCTACATCCGGCACCAGCGGGAGTCGGCCCGGCTGTCGCTGCGCAACCTCGCCAAGATCGCGGGGGTCTCCAACCCGTACCTGAGCCAGATCGAGCGGGGCCTGCGCAAACCGTCCGCGGAGATCCTCCAGGCGATCGCCAAGGCGCTCGAGATCTCGTCGGAGACCCTGTACGTGAAGGCCGGGATCCTCGAGGAACGCGAGCCGGTCGAGGACCTCGAGGCGGTCATCGCCCGCGACCCGCACCTGACCGGGGAGCAGCGGCAGGCCCTGATCGAGATGTACCGCTCGTTCCGGCAGCTGACCGAGCTGCGCGCGGCTCCGGCGGGGCGCAACGCCTCCCGGCTCCGGGGGTTGCTCGACGCGGTCGCGACCGGTGCCGTCGACGATGCGTCGATCGCCGCGGCCACGCCGCGTGAGGAGCCGGACGACGTCTGA
- a CDS encoding HD-GYP domain-containing protein: MDITAAEDLEGTRRQLLLFAEDLQTIVARERERREEAELAYRELSSSYLGMVRTLAEVCEAKDTYTRSHLDRTYQYALMLTRRIAPELAERAEIGFGYLLHDIGKVGIPEAILNKPGPLTDEEWQVMRTHPVIGVTLVKPLRLLGDAVGIIRSHHERWDGKGYPEGLAGEDIYLPARIFMIADCFDAMTTDRPYRKALPLHVALEEIDRHAGTQFDPDCARAWVALCDEVSSDGASSFQLPR; the protein is encoded by the coding sequence GTGGACATCACCGCGGCGGAGGATCTGGAGGGCACGCGTCGTCAGCTGCTGCTGTTCGCCGAGGACCTGCAGACCATCGTTGCTCGTGAGCGCGAACGCCGGGAGGAGGCCGAGCTCGCCTACCGCGAGCTGTCGTCGTCCTACCTCGGGATGGTTCGGACCCTCGCCGAGGTCTGCGAGGCCAAGGACACCTACACCCGCAGCCACCTCGATCGCACCTACCAGTACGCCCTGATGCTGACGCGTCGGATCGCGCCCGAGCTGGCCGAACGGGCCGAGATCGGCTTCGGGTACCTGCTGCACGACATCGGCAAGGTGGGCATCCCCGAGGCCATCCTGAACAAGCCGGGCCCCCTCACCGACGAGGAGTGGCAGGTCATGCGGACCCACCCGGTGATCGGGGTCACGCTGGTCAAGCCGTTGCGCCTGCTCGGGGACGCGGTCGGGATCATCCGCAGCCACCACGAGCGGTGGGACGGCAAGGGGTACCCCGAGGGGCTGGCCGGCGAGGACATCTACCTACCGGCTCGGATCTTCATGATCGCGGACTGCTTCGACGCGATGACCACCGACCGCCCGTACCGGAAGGCACTCCCGCTGCACGTGGCCCTCGAGGAGATCGACCGCCACGCAGGCACGCAGTTCGACCCCGACTGTGCACGGGCCTGGGTCGCGCTGTGCGACGAGGTCAGCTCGGACGGTGCCAGCTCCTTCCAGCTGCCGCGGTGA